Proteins encoded by one window of Rhodopirellula islandica:
- a CDS encoding sialate O-acetylesterase — protein sequence MLRAVCLVGCLLVALPITVPTLGDDSSTSKPLPPLQVYILAGQSNMEGHAKVETIGYMSDDPQAKSLLQRMRSEDGSFRECDRVWISYLTGRGEANGEGLGKLTTGYGSRPNPSEDGGKIGPEFTFGLTLEENTDAPILLIKTAWGGKSLHYDFRPPSAGVYPRTANDIERDRNHEQDSGKYYRLMMEHVKSVLSDLDRVVPAYQEDQGYELAGFVWFQGWNDVVNRDVYPPLPANAEQNRFAKYSQWMADFIRDVRSDLSDVDSSAKELPFVIGVLGVDGENPSPDHQQFRDAMAAPAKMEAFRGNVVAVPTGPYWDESLGAIASKFAEVRQKSYQLRTKQRGHENQDGSMTPEQQSEFMKEFERELISEAELALWNRGASNAGYHYLGCGKTMAQIGEAFALAMLELQGSSGDSSN from the coding sequence ATGTTGCGTGCCGTTTGTTTGGTTGGCTGTTTGCTAGTCGCGTTGCCAATCACCGTCCCCACACTCGGGGACGATTCGTCGACTTCGAAGCCTCTTCCGCCACTGCAGGTTTATATCCTGGCGGGGCAGTCCAACATGGAAGGGCACGCCAAGGTCGAAACAATCGGCTACATGAGCGATGATCCACAAGCCAAGTCGTTGCTCCAACGCATGCGCAGCGAAGACGGCTCCTTCCGGGAGTGTGACCGGGTTTGGATTTCGTATCTGACCGGTCGAGGCGAAGCAAACGGGGAAGGCCTGGGCAAGCTGACCACTGGTTATGGTTCGCGACCGAATCCGAGTGAAGATGGTGGCAAGATTGGCCCCGAGTTCACGTTTGGTTTGACGCTCGAGGAAAACACCGACGCCCCGATTCTGCTGATCAAAACCGCTTGGGGCGGCAAGTCTCTGCACTACGACTTTCGTCCGCCAAGTGCTGGAGTCTATCCACGGACAGCCAACGACATCGAGCGAGATCGCAATCATGAGCAAGACTCGGGCAAGTACTACCGACTGATGATGGAACACGTGAAGTCCGTGCTGAGTGATCTCGATCGAGTGGTGCCTGCCTATCAAGAAGATCAAGGTTATGAGCTGGCAGGATTCGTTTGGTTCCAAGGTTGGAACGATGTCGTCAACCGGGACGTTTATCCTCCACTGCCTGCCAACGCCGAGCAGAATCGTTTCGCTAAGTACTCGCAGTGGATGGCGGACTTCATTCGCGACGTGCGGTCGGATTTGAGCGATGTTGACTCGAGTGCGAAGGAGTTGCCGTTTGTGATCGGGGTGTTGGGAGTCGACGGCGAAAACCCCAGTCCCGATCACCAGCAGTTCCGAGATGCGATGGCGGCTCCTGCGAAAATGGAGGCCTTTCGTGGCAACGTCGTGGCGGTTCCAACCGGGCCGTACTGGGACGAGTCACTGGGGGCCATCGCGAGCAAGTTCGCGGAAGTTCGGCAGAAGTCCTATCAATTGCGGACGAAGCAGCGAGGGCACGAGAACCAGGACGGATCCATGACCCCAGAACAGCAATCCGAATTCATGAAAGAATTTGAACGCGAGCTGATCTCAGAAGCAGAGCTCGCGTTGTGGAATCGCGGGGCGTCCAACGCCGGTTATCACTACCTGGGCTGTGGAAAGACCATGGCCCAGATCGGCGAAGCGTTCGCGTTGGCGATGCTGGAGTTGCAAGGCAGTTCCGGTGATTCATCCAACTAA
- a CDS encoding FAD-dependent oxidoreductase: MSSASSNGNAQPKTEKTIIIGSGPAGWSAAIYAARANLDPVLYEGTVKPEMIPLGQLAYTTEIENFAGFPAGNIRAFVESAVDKDRHWNLPMVPEGHEKDGQPHYAVQGVELMELMKQQAINFGTRVVGDDIERVDFSGPPHTLYPASGDPVQAHSVIIATGARANYLGLPSEELYKNKGVSACAVCDGALPVYRGKPLAVVGGGDSAVEEATYLANLKGADTIYLLVRRDQMRASKVMQDRAINHPNIEILWNTVVEEVLGDEKLVNALRLKDTVDGSTRELKVGGMFVAIGHTPNTTFLDGAVDMNSEGYIQWSKAFRTNTSVRGVFAAGDVADDYYRQAITSAGTGCMAALDAERFLVEHEEAAGTSEARPSLT; this comes from the coding sequence ATGAGCTCTGCTTCAAGCAACGGAAACGCCCAACCCAAGACAGAAAAGACCATCATCATCGGCAGCGGGCCGGCCGGTTGGTCCGCGGCCATCTACGCGGCGCGGGCAAACCTGGATCCCGTCCTTTACGAAGGCACCGTCAAGCCAGAAATGATTCCGCTGGGACAACTCGCCTACACCACCGAGATCGAAAATTTCGCTGGGTTCCCGGCCGGCAACATCCGCGCGTTCGTTGAATCCGCCGTTGACAAGGACCGCCACTGGAACCTGCCGATGGTTCCTGAAGGCCACGAAAAAGACGGCCAACCCCACTACGCCGTGCAAGGCGTGGAGCTGATGGAATTGATGAAGCAACAAGCGATCAACTTCGGAACCCGAGTGGTCGGAGACGATATCGAACGAGTCGACTTCTCGGGACCGCCGCACACGCTGTATCCCGCCTCGGGCGATCCCGTCCAAGCCCACTCGGTGATCATCGCCACAGGTGCTCGCGCCAATTACCTGGGTCTCCCCAGCGAAGAACTCTACAAGAACAAAGGTGTCAGTGCCTGTGCCGTTTGTGACGGAGCCTTGCCCGTCTACCGTGGCAAACCCCTCGCGGTTGTCGGCGGTGGTGACTCCGCGGTCGAAGAAGCCACCTACCTGGCCAATCTCAAAGGTGCCGACACGATTTACTTGCTCGTGCGTCGCGACCAAATGCGTGCCAGCAAGGTCATGCAAGACCGAGCGATCAATCACCCCAACATTGAAATCCTCTGGAACACCGTTGTCGAAGAAGTTCTCGGTGACGAAAAACTGGTCAACGCACTGCGTCTGAAAGACACCGTGGACGGCTCCACCCGTGAACTGAAAGTCGGCGGCATGTTCGTCGCTATCGGTCACACGCCCAACACAACGTTCTTGGACGGCGCTGTCGACATGAACAGCGAAGGCTACATCCAGTGGAGCAAGGCGTTCCGAACCAACACATCCGTCCGTGGCGTCTTCGCAGCGGGCGATGTCGCGGATGATTACTACCGTCAAGCGATCACTTCCGCTGGGACGGGCTGCATGGCAGCGTTGGATGCCGAGCGTTTCCTGGTCGAACATGAGGAAGCAGCCGGGACCAGCGAAGCACGTCCTTCGTTGACCTAA